A section of the Larus michahellis chromosome 1, bLarMic1.1, whole genome shotgun sequence genome encodes:
- the LOC141748969 gene encoding uncharacterized protein C12orf50 homolog: MFKWDRSRSTIMLMSQAGGVVGNHGTMEMEHSIPAINSLHWFSKPGEENICVLLQQQYSNISCFWETQPSGCVRITCAFHHSKPRTINGHFLPPSNNAPLQQGVQEGILHPAHRQESLRSQEYTSRQIHPPLIISLNNKEDEEDSEEEENYVPNWVPRTAEDIEEEKAIKEIWFKSGEYYRIQYPHEHQSTKTVSSPQENVLSPLETTEQNLQKGKYFSSSWTMFITF; this comes from the exons ATGTTCAAATGGGACAGGTCCCGTAGCACCATCATGCTGATGTCACAAGCTGGAGGAGTGGTTGGCAACCATGGAACTATGGAAATGGAACATTCTATACCGGCTATCAACTCCCTTCATTGGTTCAGCAAGCCTGGAGAAG AAAATATCTGtgttcttctgcagcagcagtacAGCAACATCTCCTGTTTCTGGGAAACACAGCCCTCAGGCTGTGTAAGGATCACTTGTGCTTTCCATCATAGCAAACCTCGTACTATAAATGGACATTTTTTGCCACCAAGTAACA ATGCCCCTTTGCAACAGGGTGTCCAAGAAGGGATTCTACATCCGGCCCATCGTCAAGAGTCACTCAGAAGTCAAGAGTATACTTCAAGACAAATTCACCCTCCACTGATTATAAGCCTCAACAATAAAGAGGATGAAGAGGACAGTGAAGAGGAAGAGAACT ATGTTCCTAATTGGGTGCCTAGGACTGccgaagatattgaagaggaaaaagcaataaaGGAAATATGGTTTAAATCTG GAGAGTATTACAGGATCCAGTACCCTCACGAACACCAATCAACAAAAACTGTGTCTTCACCTCAGGAAAATGTGCTGTCACCCTTGGAAACCACCGAGCAAAACTTGCAGAAAGGCAAGTACTTTTCATCTTCTTGGACAATGTTTATCactttttaa
- the LOC141738757 gene encoding RNA ligase 1-like: MSRRCAVQRKVPCLFVTEVKEEPSAKRERQPFKVLATETITGKALEADIYNAIPTEKVDGTCCYVTTYKGQPYLWARLDRKPNKQAEKRFKRFLYSLEDCKEFVWNVEEDFRPVPDTWIPARDIEFSNGNPLPDENGHMPGWVPVEKNSKQYCWHSSVVNYEAEIALVLKHHAEPGLLEISPVPLSEILEQTLELIGTNINANPYGLGSKKQPVHLLVPHGAFEIKNPPVLKQNDIVSWFEGCSEGKVEGIVWHCHDGCLIKLHRHHLGLRWPLAETYLNSQPVVISFNRTKYDCDFEPKSLFHHFSNLDGQRFDRLKDIKFDA; the protein is encoded by the exons ATGAGCCGTCGGTGCGCGGTGCAGCGGAAGGTGCCGTGTTTGTTCGTGACCGAGGTGAAGGAGGAGCCGTCGGCCAAGCGGGAGCGTCAG CCATTTAAAGTTTTGGCAACTGAAACTATAACTGGGAAGGCGTTAGAAGCAGATATATACAATGCAATTCCTACTGAAAAGGTGGACGGAACCTGCTGTTATGTAACTACCTATAAAG GGCAACCCTATCTATGGGCCAGGCTGGATCGAAAACCCaacaaacaagctgaaaaaagGTTTAAACGATTCTTGTATTCATTGGAAGATTGCAAAG AATTTGTTTGGAATGTTGAAGAGGATTTCAGGCCTGTTCCAGATACCTGGATTCCAGCAAGGGACATAGAGTTCTCTAACGGCAATCCTTTGCCCGATGAAAATGGACATATGCCAG GTTGGGTGCCTGTGGAGAAGAATAGTAAGCAGTATTGCTGGCACTCATCTGTTGTAAATTATGAGGCTGAGATAGCGCTGGTATTGAAACACCACGCTGAGCCAGGACTTCTGGAAATCAGTCCGGTACCATTATCAGAAATTTTAGAACAAACATTGGAGCTTATTGGGACTAATATTAATGCAAATCCATATG GATTAGGAAGCAAGAAGCAGCCTGTACATCTTCTTGTACCGCATGGagcatttgaaataaagaatCCACCCgttttgaaacaaaatgacaTAGTGTCTTGGTTTGAAGGCTGCAGTGAGGGTAAAGTTGAAGGAATTGTGTGGCACTGCCATGATGGGTGTTTAATCAAG ctCCATCGCCATCATCTTGGTTTACGCTGGCCACTTGCCGAGACATACCTGAATTCTCAGCctgttgtaatttcttttaataGAACTAAATATGACTGTGACTTTGAACCAAAGAGTTTGTTTCACCATTTTTCAAACTTGGATGGGCAAAGATTTGACAGACTCAAAGATATCAAGTTTGATGCTTGA